Within Triticum dicoccoides isolate Atlit2015 ecotype Zavitan chromosome 1B, WEW_v2.0, whole genome shotgun sequence, the genomic segment gtcggtgtcaaaaccggcggatctcgggtagggggtcccgaactgtacgtctaggcggatggtaacaggagacaagggacacgatgtttttacccaggttcgggccctctcgatggaggtaaaaccctactcctgcttgattgatattgatgatatgggtagtacaagagtggatctaccacgagatcaaggaggctaaaaccctagaagctagcctatggtatgattgttgttattgtgtcctacggactaaaaccctccgctttatatagacacggagagggctagggttacacagagtcggttacaatggtaggagatctacatatccgtatcgccaagcttgccttccacgccaaggaaagtcccatccggacacgggacgaagtcttcaatcttgtatcttcatagtcttggagtccgacccatgatgatagttcggctatccggacaccccctagtccaggactccctcaggccccaagatgggatcttacgggtacagaaggttgcggcggtggaaaagtggtttcgtggctccccctgatgtttctagggtataagagtatatataggcgatagaagtacgtcggtggagctacgaggggcctacgagggtggggggcacgcctacccctgggcgcgccctcctgcctcgtggcctcctcgtagactctcagacttcaactccaagtcttctggattgcttttggtccaagaaagattctcacgaaggtttcattccgtttggactccgtttgatattccttttctgcaaaactctaaaataggcaaaaaaacagaaactgacactgggcctctgattaataggttagtcccagaaataatataaaagagcatattaaagcccattaaacatccaaaacagataatataataacatggaacagtaaaaaattatagatacgttggcgacgtatcaaTTCTCCGAAGGATCCATGCGTCGGCGACGAAGGGAAGGAGAGGATGGGAGCAAAGAGCGGGAATTGGGCGGAGAGTGatggagagtggaagaagagagtgTGGGATTTTGGCGCGGAAACAAGTGTGGGATGCTACAAAGGCGCGGGTGAGGGAGATGGGCCGAGAGTGatggagagtggaagaagagagtgTGTGATTTtggcgcctcctgttaccatcaactttagactcacagttcgggaccccctacccgagatccgccggttttgacaccgacagcgggctcGCCATTCCTTTTGGGCGGGCAAGGGGGCGAAGAGCGATGTTTCGCGTGTCCGGACTCCcgcacccccccccacacacactcacACGTCTGTCTCCGGTTTAGAAAAAATCGTGTCCGGACCATTTCGCAGACCGATACAGGTCGGCGTTGGATGGCTTCCGCAGTCCGAACGGTTGCGGGAGGTTTATGGGTCAGCATTGAAAATGCCCTAAGTCTAGCATTGCTCGCACAAATCCATCCCAACAATGCTATAAGTTCAATTAAAAAACAATGATATCGCCATGCCGACGCCACGCCGTGCCGCCGGCCTGCCGAGATCCAGGTGGGGCCCAAATGGCCAACATCTGGGTCGGGCGGGCGCCGCcagcccgcgccgccgcaccaccccgtCGCCaatgacgccgccgccgcccagagtCCGCCGCCGCCTGCGTCAGGAGCACCCACAACCGCCGCCTAGGGGCACCGCTCGAAGCCGCTCCGCCCCGCGCCGAATGAACCCCGGGTGGGGAAAGGCTAGGGGCCGCAGCCTCCAGCATCGCCCGGGCCAGGCCCGCGGCAGGGAGGGAGAGGTTAGATGGGGAGCTTGCGGAGGAAGGTGCGGGTCGCGGCCGGTCGCCCGTGGGGGCGACGCGGTTGTGGTGGGGGAGGGTCTTTCAACAGACTATAAGGTAAGAGGATGTTTGAAAGAAGTAAATACAGACACCCAAGGGAAAAGATTAAGACCAGCAACCATCATCGAACAGCTAGCAGGATGGATGGCCACCTGGCCACCGCAATAGTCGCCGTGTGCCTGGAATCCTAGGAATGTCCAAGGTTTCGAGCTTGCCTCCCCACCTACGACCGTACATCCGTGCATGATGATTGGTACATTATGCGACACTTTGTCAAATAATACATAGAAGTTTTTTTTGCGGGATTAATATAGAGAAATTGACTTGGGAATTGGGACAAAGCTATATGTTTTTTTCGAGAAACTTTCAATATATTCATATTCAATTATGACAGTACAAAAAATAACAGAGGTAATAAAAATCACAACCATGTTAGTAGactacctagcgacgactacaagcactggagcaagccgaagcgcgccgccgtcatcgcccctccctcaccggaGCCCGGCAGACCTTGATGTTGTAgagagtcgggaagtcgtcgtgctaaggccccataaccAGCGCACCAGAGTAGCATCCATCAGATGAAGAAAgtcgtagatcagaaggatcaaaACTGTAAACACCTAAACAAAGACCGCATCCAAATAGACCCACCGAAGACCAGCACCGACCGAATCCCGCAAGATCCGGCGAATATagacctccacacgccctccgacgatgctagacgcaccaccgggGCGGGGATAGAATCGTGGGAGACATTATTCCTTCTAAGGGACATCGCCGCTGGCACACAGCCCCAACCAAGACGATCACTATAACAAGAACGAGAACGGGCCCCTCCAACGCGGACCCTTAGACCACCACAACCGTTTAGaatggaggaagtatttttttttgcTTGAAAATACTTATAGgaagtaagggcatctccaacgcggacCCTTAGACCACCGCAACCGTTTAGACCATGAGATCCGGACGTGTTGTGTTATCTAACGCGGGCCTGTATTGGTCCGCTGATCAGTCCAGACATGATTTTTCCCGCAAGCTAAAAACAAATTCATGCCGGCTCAGAGCGACACGGCCTCTCATTGGCGCACCGGCATTAAAGCGACGCATAGGCCAATAGCGCCACCCTCGTCGCTTCCCGGTGCACGGGATTGCTCCGCTTTCccgtccgtccgtctgccgcccaTTAAACATGCGCAATTGCTGAGGAACATACTCCGGCGCCACCCACCTGTCTATCTACCTCCCACCATTAACCGCCCCGCCTCTTGCCCTACCCTCACCCGGCTACTTAAACTCTAGCACCGGCCATAGCCGCATCCATCTTCCTCTGCTCCCTTTCTCCTCTTCGCACCACTCCTGCCATGGCCTCCTTGAGCTCCAAACATTTGGGCTAGGCTCTTGCCTGAGCAGAGGACGGAGATGGCCGTCATTGCTACTGGCTGGATGCGGTGTCCGGTTTGCGAGTCAAGGTTGAAGATACCCTAAGAGCACACATTGCTTTTTAGCATTCAAAAGAAAGAGTATGTGGTCTTAGAATTTCGTTGACTTCAATGCACTCTATGCATGATACATCCGTGCATTATTTGGCAAAACATTGCACTCTATGCATGATACATCCGTGTATTATTTGGCAAAACATGGCTGCTAGCTAATGAACAAGTCAACTCCTTGCAAAATCATTCTGCAACAGGTGGTTACTTTTACTCTATCGAGTTGCACCAATAGGACAACCCAGAAAAAAAAAGGCGGGAAAAAAGAAGGAGATCGAACGGCTAGCAGCCTAGCACATGGAACGCCAGTTCGACACCACATTATTTGCCGTCCGCCCTAAAACCCCAGTAATGACCAAGCCCGCGAGCAGCTATATATATCTGCATGCAATGCAGGCCATTAAATCCGCATCCACCGTAAAACTTGGTCTCCTACAGCAGACAGGTAGTAGTTGTCATGGCATCTTCATCTCTATCAGTCGTGTTGATCCTGTGCCTGGCCGCGGCGGCGTTGGCGCAGCTGTCAACGACGTTCTACGACAAGTCGTGCCCTTTGGCTCTTGAAAAAATCCAGAACAGCGCGGCGACGGCCGTGAAGAACGACCGCCGCATGGCCGCGTCGCTGCTCCGGATGCATTTTCATGACTGCTTTGTCCAGGCAAGTTTTTCACATACTCAAGGTATAGCCGGGCTGGACTTGTTCTGTTTCGGCTTTGTTCATTTGTTGAACACCTAGCTAGTGGCCAACGACCGTGCATATTTATGTTGCTTGGCTACGTACGTACATGCAGGGCTGTGACGCGTCCGTTCTGTTGAATGAGACTAGCGTGGGTGGCAACGAGCGGGGGGCATTCGGGAAAGTGGGATCGCTGCGTGGCTTCGAGGTCATTGAACAAATAAAGAAGGATGTAGAAGCCGGTTGCAAAAGGCCGTACAGCAACAACGGCCCCGTCGTCTCCTGCGTTGACATCCTTGCCGTCGCCGCCCGTGAGTCTGCACGATCGATCGCCTAAATTTGCTCGTGTGCCAAGTAGACCAGTTGGTCTTTGCACAGTTCCTGAATCAATAGTGATGCTATTCATCACTTAGGATGCAGAATAAGTCATtcttcatccgaggtaatcttatgatcacttcataattaaattacatttggaattcaaatagttatatTCCTAttgataagacaagaaaatttgaagtttatgtatattttacactatgttttcatGTTTgtgattttacataacataaaatatttcttacggcgattatatattttcttacggtctctttttacgtcaaaaataagacaaaacttacataACGTAAAATTGTAGTGTATTGGTGTTAAAANNNNNNNNNNNNNNNNNNNNNNNNNNNNNNNNNNNNNNNNNNNNNNNNNNNNNNNNNNNNNNNNNNNNNNNNNNNNNNNNNNNNNNNNNNNNNNNNNNNNNNNNNNNNNNNNNNNNNNNNNNNNNNNNNNNNNNNNNNNNNNNNNNNNNNNNNNNNNNNNNNNNNNNNNNNNNNNNNNNNNNNNNNNNNNNNNNNNNNNNNNNNNNNNNNNNNNNNNNNNNNNNNNNNNNNNNNNNNNNNNNNNNNNNNNNNNNNNNNNNNNNNNNNNNNNNNNataactattcctcacccagggtgacgaataatcGTGCATGCGTGGGAGGGCCGTCGTGGGAGGTTAaactggggaggagggactccaccACGGCTAGCGCGACACAGGCCAACCAGAACCTGCCTGTGCCGTTCTTGGGAGTCGCCGGCCTCAATGCTAGCTTCGTCAGCAAGGGGTTCAACTTGACTGACATGGTCGCCCTCTCCGGCGCCCACACCATCGGGAGGGCGCAGTGCCAGAACTTCAGGGGCAGGCACTACAACGAGTCCAACATCAACACGACCTACGCAACCAAGCTAAAGCTCAACTGCCCCCAGTCCGGCGGCAACACCAACCTGGCCCCGCTCGACGACGACACAGCGGTCGCCCTGAACCCGGACTTGTTCAACAACGACTACTTCATCAACCTCCAGTCCGAGAAGGGCCTCCTTCACTCCGACCAGGTGTTGTACAACGCCACCGCAGCCGGCTGCGCCACCAAGGACATCATTAAGTCCTTTGCTTCTAGCTAGGCCGCCTTCTTTAGCACTTCGCATCCGCCATGGTGAAGATGGCCAACCTCAGCCCGTTGACTGGCTCTCAGGGCCAGGTCAGGAGCGTGTGCTCCATCCCCAACTAATTAAGAATCACCATTTAGAGGATGGGGCGTCGACCCGTTGGCTGGGCAGCTGAGGTTGCTGCCAGTCCATCCGAGTTTAAGTCCCGGCTTGGACGCGTGGTGCTCGCGCAGTTTCTCCTATCAAGAAAAGCCAAGGAGGGTTAGccttgggttggtctcattttttttaAGAATCACCATTTAATTTGCACCCAAATGACAGCGCGCGTGTACCAACAAACCTGCTGCTTTGAGAGTCGAACCGTATTTTTGCTGCACAATGAACCATGTTCTTTCAGCCCCTTCCTGTGCCATCTATATATTCCTTTATGGGNNNNNNNNNNNNNNNNNNNNNNNNNNNNNNNNNNNNNNNNNNNNNNNNNNNNNNNNNNNNNNNNNNNNNNNNNNNNNNNNNNNNNNNNNNNNNNNNNNNNNNNNNNNNNNNNNNNNNNNNNNNCACCTCGTATTGTACAGCTCTGCCGGGCATATATACCGCGCGCATGAAAAAAAAAGTACCCATGATCTGGGCCCGCCCCCATCTTCTCGCCCGCCCATCTAGTCGCCCGCCCGCTAATCACGGTATTTCTAGAGTTGGCGATCGCCGCCGCAGCGGATCGCCGCCGTCCGAACCCCGTGCGAGGCCACCCTCGCCGTCCCAACGTCGCCCGTCGCCGCCCTCGGCGTCTggacgtcgcccgccgccgcccccgtcgccgcatcTCACCGTCCCAACTTCACCCGTCGCCGCATCTCACCGTCCCAACGTCGCCCGTCCCAACGTCGCCCGTCCCAACTTCGCCCGACGACGCGGACGTGAAGGGCCCGACGTCTgacgctgccctcgccgcccgaaCCCCGTCCGACACCGCCCTCACCGTCGCAACGTCGTCCGTCGCCACATCTAACCGTCGTCGTTGTACGCCGGGGACGTGAAGGGCCCGACGTCTGACGCCGCCTCCGCAGCACTGTCGTCGAACGTCGTCGACGTCTACACCGCAGGCCAAGGTTTGTCATGCCCGTCATCTAAACCTAGCGGGATAGATACAGGTTTCGCGTGAGGAATACATGCATGCAaacccatttttttatttttctttttttgcaaataAGTTGCGTTGGGCACTAAATTCGTTTACAGTACATGAACGAGTAATTACACAGTTGATGCAGACTGGTCATTCGTTTGTGCTGCCCGTAACTGCGCATGCGTGGTGTTGTGTGTTTTCTACTGGATAATAGATGTAGTAATGAGCTGGAATGAAAGTAGTAATAGCAGTACTAAAAAAATTGTTTTTCTGGAGGGTAGGCTTGAGCCTGTTTAAGCCTGTCTAGTAGACTCGCCGCTGGATAGAAGTGAGGGCTAGTTCATGCATGTACggatttagggtttagggttcatcAAAACCTCCCGCCGCAGCGCCTCCTCTACGGACTAGGGCATGATTTACAGAAGTAGCGTTGCTTTGGGCATGATGCATTGTACTAAACCTAACACACGATGTTTTGCAGTTCTGTGAGTTAGGCGTGTTGACATGGACGAAGAATCTGCATTCGGGAGGGACGAGAATGGTACTGATAAGGTGACTAAGACCAATAACGATAACTTGAACGAAGATGATGACAGCAGCGACAACGATTCCGTCTCGTCATATGATATCTTACCTCCGGAGGATTTTGATAATAATGAACATGGCGCAAATAGCGAAAACGTAAGTGCcgtatatttttttattttcgaaATTGCAAAGTATGGCATGGCTAACTGTATATCTTTGTGTACAAATTTCCAGGAAGATGTGGATGTTGACAATGTGCAACATAGTTGGCAGGAATCATTTGCAGATAACTTGAGCCAGGTTAGTTGATAGATGTTGTACATGGATCAATAATATGATTTAAATGATAATAATTTGACATATATATTTTGAAATGAATGTTGTAGGAGGAGTCAGATGGTCCGAGCGTTGATCACGATGAGGGAGAGATCGATATTGAGGAGGCTCAAAGGCAGCAGAAGATGCTTGAGACACATTGGAAGGTCATGGCTATGACCTTTCGGTCGCAAGGGGATGCATACATATTCTACAACAATCACGCCAGAGAACACGGGTTTAGCATAAGGAAACAGAAGGTGAAACGAGGTGCTTCGGGAATGATCCGGTACCGGCGGTTTCTTTGCTCGAGGGCTGGGAGAAGGCAGAGcaagttcataaccatggagggccgCAAGCGCAGGCTTAGACCGGAGACTCGTTGTGACTGCGGTGCACATATGGTGGTGAAGCTGGACAGAGAACGTGGCGTTTGGTTCGTCGCATCATTCGTGGATGATCACAACCACGCGATGGCTCGGCCCGACGAGGTTTGTTTTTTATGGTCACACAGACGGATTGGAGATGGGCAGAGGGCCGAGATATTGGCCATGGAAGCGGCCGGGATAAGAAAGCATATTATAATGGACAACTTCATCAGCAGATACGGTTCGTACGATAAGTGCGGGCTTATCCGGAGGGACATTTACAATCTTTGTTGCAGAGAAAAAATGAGGCTCATTGCAAAGGGTGATGCAGAGACGGCAGTTGGCATTATGAGGAGTAGgaaggagaaggaccctgagttTTTTTTTGAGTATGTGCGTGACAAGGAAGGGCGACTGAAGAGTATGTTCTGGTGCGATGCACAGTCGCGGAGGGACTATCAGGACTACGGAGATGTGGTCGTGTTTGATAGCACGTATAAGATGAACAGATACGGTATGCCGTTCGTCCCCTTTGTAGGAGTTAACAACCACCGTTGCACCACAGTGTTTGGTTGTGCCATCATTGCTGACGAGACGGAAGGGACATACGTGTGGCTGCTGCAGACATTTATGAAGGCAAACTGTCAGGTGAAGCCAAAGTCAATAATCACAGACGGTGACGCTGCAATGATCCGGGCTATTCGGACCGTCCTTTCAGATGTTTTCCATCGTATTTGTTCGTGGCATATCGAGAAAAATATGCAGAGGCACCTGCATTACAAGTCACTGGATGAGTTCAGATCGCTCCTGTACTATGCCACCTCTCAAGCGAACTTTGAGCAGAGATGGAAAGCTTTCTATGATAAGTGGAAGACGGATAGAACTGAAGAGTGGCTTGACAGGATGTACAGGAAGAGGAGACTGTGGGCAGCTTCATATCTTTCCGATGGTTTTTTTCTTGGTATGCGAAGTAACCAGAGGAGTGAAAGCCTCAACTCCTGCCTTCACCTTCACCTGGACTACGGTATGACAATTGTTGATTTGGTGGTGCATTATGAGAACTGTATAGTTCGCCTGCGTGAGAACGAGGCGTACGATGACTGCGAGGCATTCCAGAAGGAACCACCGTCTGTTACTGAATATAAAGTCCTTGAGGAGCATGCCGCCAAAGTATTCACACCTGCTAATTTCTACATCTTGCAAGATGATTTGCATAAGATGGGTNNNNNNNNNNNNNNNNNNNNNNNNNNNNNNNNNNNNNNNNNNNNNNNNNNNNNNNNNNNNNNNNNNNNNNNNNNNNNNNNNNNNNNNNNNNNNNNNNNNNNNNNNNNNNNNNNNNNNNNNNNNNNNNNNNNNNNNNNNNNNNNNNNNNNNNNNNNNNNNNNNNNNNNNNNNNNNNNNNNNNNNNNNNNNNNNNNNNNNNNNNNNNNNNNNNNNNNNNNNNNNNNNNNNNNNNNNNNNNNNNNNNNNNNNNNNNNNNNNNNNNNNNNNNNNNNNNNNNNNNNNNNNNNNNNNNNNNNNNNNNNNNNNNNNNNNNNNNNNNNNNNNNNNNNNNNNNNNNNNNNNNNNNNNNNNNNNNNNNNNNNNNNNNNNNNNNNNNNNNNNNNNNNNNNNNNNNNNNNNNNNNNNNNNNNNNNNNNNNNNNNNNNNNNNNNNNNNNNNNNNNNNNNNNNNNNNNNNNNNNNNNNNNNNNNNNNNNNNNNNNNNNNNNNNNNNNNNNNNNNNNNNNNNNNNNNNNNNNNNNNNNNNNNNNNNNNNNNNNNNNNNNNNNNNNNNNNNNNNNNNNNNNNNNNNNNNNNNNNNNNNNNNNNNNNNNNNNNNNNNNNNNNNNNNNNNNNNNNNNNNNNNNNNNNNNNNNNNNNNNNNNNNNNNNNNNNNNNNNNNNNNNNNNNNNNNNNNNNNNNNNNNNNNNNNNNNNNNNNNNNNNNNNNNNNNNNNNNNNNNNNNNNNNNNNNNNNNNNNNNNNNNNNNNNNNNNNNNNNNNNNNNNNNNNNNNNNNNNNNNNNNNNNNNNNNNNNNNNNNNNNNNNNNNNNNNNNNNNNNNNNNNNNNNNNNNNNNNNNNNNNNNNNNNNNNNNNNNNNNNNNNNNNNNNNNNNNNNNNNNNNNNNNNNNNNNNNNNNNNNNNNNNNNNNNNNNNNNNNNNNNNNNNNNNNNNNNNNNNNNNNNNNNNNNNNNNNNNNNNNNNNNNNNNNNNNNNNNNNNNNNNNNNNNNNNNNNNNNNNNNNNNNNNNNNNNNNNNNNNNNNNNNNNNNNNNNNNNNNNNNNNNNNNNNNNNNNNNNNNNNNNNNNNNNNNNNNNNNNNNNNNNNNNNNNNNNNNNNNNNNNNNNNNNNNNNNNNNNNNNNNNNNNNNNNNNNNNNNNNNNNNNNNNNNNNNNNNNNNNNNNNNNNNNNNNNNNNNNNNNNNNNNNNNNNNNNNNNNNNNNNNNNNNNNNNNNNNNNNNNNNNNNNNNNNNNNNNNNNNNNNNNNNNNNNNNNNNNNNNNNNNNNNNNNNNNNNNNNNNNNNNNNNNNNNNNNNNNNNNNNNNNNNNNNNNNNNNNNNNNNNNNNNNNNNNNNNNNNNNNNNNNNNNNNNNNNNNNNNNNNNNNNNNNNNNNNNNNNNNNNNNNNNNNNNNNNNNNNNNNNNNNNNNNNNNNNNNNNNNNNNNNNNNNNNNNNNNNNNNNNNNNNNNNNNNNNNNNNNNNNNNNNNNNNNNNNNNNNNNNNNNNNNNNNNNNNNNNNNNNNNNNNNNNNNNNNNNNNNNNNNNNNNNNNNNNNNNNNNNNNNNNNNNNNNNNNNNNNNNNNNNNNNNNNNNNNNNNNNNNNNNNNNNNNNNNNNNNNNNNNNNNNNNNNNNNNNNNNNNNNNNNNNNNNNNNNNNNNNNNNNNNNNNNNNNNNNNNNNNNNNNNNNNNNNNNNNNNNNNNNNNNNNNNNNNNNNNNNNNNNNNNNNNNNNNNNNNNNNNNNNNNNNNNNNNNNNNNNNNNNNNNNNNNNNNNNNNNNNNNNNNNNNNNNNNNNNNNNNNNNNNNNNNNNNNNNNNNNNNNNNNNNNNNNNNNNNNNNNNNNNNNNNNNNNNNNNNNNNNNNNNNNNNNNNNNNNNNNNNNNNNNNNNNNNNNNNNNNNNNNNNNNNNNNNNNNNNNNNNNNNNNNNNNNNNNNNNNNNNNNNNNNNNNNNNNNNNNNNNNNNNNNNNNNNNNNNNNNNNNNNNNNNNNNNNNNNNNNNNNNNNNNNNNNNNNNNNNNNNNNNNNNNNNNNCCTCCCCTCGCCCGCGCGGGGCAGTGCCcaagttttagtcccacctcggaagcgGGGGGGCGCCAGGAGCGGCTTAAATAGCTGCCGCCGCcccccctttcgaactcctctcttATTATCCCCGTGCGCCCCGTTGGACCCCGCTGCTGGGCCCGCTAGTGGGCTCGATCGGCCGCCCGAGTCGCCTTTAGGCTTGATTTGGGTAGCTTCCGTAAGCTACTATGGGCCCAGCAGCCGTGGTCgggcattttttttaaaaaaacttcactTTATTTTGGCAGAAAATAGCGGCTGCAAACAACAGCCTGCACTGACCACATCACATTTATTTAGTTGCGACAAATGGCAAACAGTGCATAATACAAAGTGCGTACAT encodes:
- the LOC119305008 gene encoding peroxidase 70-like, which translates into the protein MASSSLSVVLILCLAAAALAQLSTTFYDKSCPLALEKIQNSAATAVKNDRRMAASLLRMHFHDCFVQGCDASVLLNETSVGGNERGAFGKVGSLRGFEVIEQIKKDVEAGCKRPYSNNGPVVSCVDILAVAAREVTNNRACVGGPSWEVKLGRRDSTTASATQANQNLPVPFLGVAGLNASFVSKGFNLTDMVALSGAHTIGRAQCQNFRGRHYNESNINTTYATKLKLNCPQSGGNTNLAPLDDDTAVALNPDLFNNDYFINLQSEKGLLHSDQVLYNATAAGCATKDIIKSFASS